One segment of Gammaproteobacteria bacterium DNA contains the following:
- a CDS encoding DUF4926 domain-containing protein, which yields MNKKLHLHDVVALLEDLPAKHFETDQPLLLRRGQIGTIVMTYDENAFEVEFADPDGRTYALLPVPASRLMRLRDVPEYAMA from the coding sequence ATGAATAAAAAACTTCATCTGCATGATGTCGTTGCTTTGCTTGAAGATTTACCGGCCAAGCACTTTGAAACCGATCAGCCGTTACTGCTCCGTCGCGGTCAGATCGGCACCATCGTGATGACCTACGACGAAAACGCTTTTGAAGTCGAGTTTGCCGATCCTGATGGGCGAACTTATGCCCTGCTCCCCGTCCCAGCCAGTCGGTTGATGCGGTTACGGGATGTGCCAGAATACGCGATGGCCTGA
- a CDS encoding type II toxin-antitoxin system HicA family toxin codes for MKSADLINELEKAGWTLRAVKGSHHIYIHPTRGGHLSVPHPKKDLGAGFTRKLRKQAGLI; via the coding sequence ATGAAAAGTGCGGACCTCATCAATGAACTGGAAAAAGCCGGCTGGACGTTGCGAGCAGTCAAAGGTTCACATCACATCTACATTCATCCGACGCGCGGCGGACACCTCAGTGTGCCGCACCCGAAAAAGGACTTGGGTGCTGGATTCACGCGCAAGTTGCGCAAACAGGCTGGTTTGATTTGA
- a CDS encoding type II toxin-antitoxin system HicB family antitoxin translates to MKFIIAIEPGDDTHAFGVVVPDLPGCFSAGDTLDEAVDQAREAIDFHCQALIEDGGTIPTAHNLTEHQADPEFAGWIWAVVEVPVERYFGPAEKINITLPRLLLARIDDHVRARGETRSGFLAEAARAAMR, encoded by the coding sequence ATGAAATTTATCATCGCTATCGAACCGGGTGACGATACGCACGCTTTTGGCGTGGTCGTCCCCGATTTGCCGGGTTGCTTTTCGGCAGGCGATACGCTGGACGAGGCGGTTGATCAGGCTAGGGAAGCCATCGATTTTCACTGCCAGGCTTTGATCGAGGATGGCGGGACCATCCCGACGGCGCATAACTTGACCGAGCATCAAGCGGATCCCGAGTTCGCCGGCTGGATTTGGGCCGTCGTCGAAGTGCCGGTCGAGCGGTATTTCGGTCCGGCCGAAAAAATCAACATCACATTGCCTCGCTTGCTGCTGGCCAGGATCGACGACCATGTCCGCGCTCGGGGCGAAACCCGCTCCGGCTTTTTGGCGGAAGCGGCGCGAGCGGCAATGCGCTAG